A region of the Massilia sp. erpn genome:
GCGATGCCTTCATACCGCTCGCATTGCTTGGCGTCGAACACGCAGAACAGCACCGGCTCGGCCAGTTCGTTCTCGCCTTGATGCGGCACCAGCGCGCACTCCAGCACCTGGGGCAAGCGGCGCTGGATTTCGCTTTCGATCGCCAGCGGCGCCACCCAGATGCCGTTCGACTTGAACAGGTCGTCGCTGCGGCCGCGGTAGGTATAGAAGCCCTCGGCATCGCGGGTGAACAGATCGCCGGTGCAGCACCAGCCATCGACGAATTTCTCGCTGCTCGCTTCCGGTTTGTTCCAGTAGCCCAGATTCGGATGACGGCCTTTGACCCACAGGATGCCGTCGCCGTCCTGGCCCTGCGCGCCGGCCTCCAGCCTGACCTGATAGCCGACCACCGGGCGGCCGGTGGCGCCGGCCTTGAGTGTGCTGCGCGAATTGGAGAGGAAGATATGGCCCATCTCGGTACTGCCGATGCCGTCATAGATGGGCAGGCCGAAAGCTGCCTGCCAGCGTTCGAAAATCGATTGCGGCAGGCCGGAACCGGCGGAGATGAAGACGGTATCCTCGCTGAGATAAGGCTTCAGGCGCGCGGCATGCGGCAGCAGGGCGGCGTACAGGGCCGGCGCGCAGAAGATCGCGCTGGGGCGGTAGGCCGCGATATTGCGCATGACCGCGTAGTCGTTGCTGGGCATGGCGGAGTCCAGCACCGCCGTTGCACCCAGCAGCAGGGGAAAGAAGAAACTGGCGCCGAAGCCGTAGCCGAAGAACATCTTGGCTGCCGAATAAAACACATCGTCGGACGTGAAGCCATGCGTGCAGACTGCGAAGGCCTGGGTGTTTTCCAGCATGGTGGCGCTGCAATGTTGCACGGCCTTGGGGTGGCCGGTGGTGCCGGAAGTGTATTGCCAGAAGGCGGCTTCGTTTTCGCCGATGTCGGTGAACTCGAAAACGCATTGCTGCCGCGTCAGCGCGCTCAGATGCAGCAGGCCGGCAACCTCCTCGGAGCCGGCGTTGGCCGGGGCGACGGTGGCATAGCTGTCCTGCAGCAGCAGGCGAGGCGGGGTGGCGGCGTCCGCGCACACGGCACGGACGATGTCCAGGTTGTCGCTTTCGCAGGCCAGCAGGCTGGCGCCGCTGTCGACGACGATATGGCTCAGCGAATCGCGCGACAGCTTGGGGTTGATGACCACCGGGATGGCGCCGATCGCCAGCGCCGCCAGGAAGATTTCGCTGACGGCGGGCGAATCGTACAAGCTGATCACGATGCGCTGGCGCGAAACCAGTCCCAGGCCGTACAGAGCCTGGGCCAGGCTGGCGGCGCGCTGGAACAGGCTGGCGTAGCTCAGTCCGGTATTCTGGTAAAGATAAGCATTTTTATTGAAATCCCTTTGACGGGAAACGATTTCCCGGGCCAGATTGATTCGCACCATGGTTTTTCTCCTGATGCTCATTAAACGGCGGCGAAGAAATTCTTGCGAATCAAATTCACGGTTCGCAAATTATCCATGGAAAGCTCTTCCAGTTCGATGGCCTGATTGCGGATTTTTTCGATTACAATCACCAGCGCCATGATTTTCAGCGAATCGAGTACACCCGACTCAATCAGATCCAGATCGTCTTCAATGGCGATGTGCGACAGTTTGTTTTGCTGGCGAAGATAATCGCGTACTTGCGCAATGGAATTTTCAATAGTCATAATGTCAACCGAAAAACACGCTTAAAGGGAGGCCAGCAGCAGGCAGGAGCAATGACCGTTGCCGTCGGATTGAAGCAGCAGCAGTTCTGGATCGGCAGTCCTGGACTGGCTTGAATAATCGACCAGATTAATCATGCTGTCGCAGACATGGCAATGGGCGATGCGGGCCACATTGCCGGGATAGAGCTGCGAAGCTTTAAATCCGCTACGCGCATCCCGCATCTTTTTTATGGGAAGGAAAATATTGTTGTTAAATACGCGATTGATATCGCTTCTGCCGAGCTGATTTCTCCCCAGCAGAATATCCAGCGTCTGCGTTTGCAGCTGGCTCTTGTCGTTCAGCAGCACGCCGCTGGCGAACTCCTCCAGGTCGAGGCGCTGTATTGCATCGATCACCCGATACCGTGCATTGGCACCATCGGCGCGCAGGACGACAGCGCAGGCGGCGTCGCTGAACAGGGCAAAGGCAGAGAAGCGCGTCATACCGGGTGTCATGCTGCCCAGACCCACCACGAGGACATTGTCCAGTTCGCCTGAAGCGACGCGCACCGTCGCCAGCCGCAGAGCCGATAGATAGGAAGCGCAACCGTTCAAGGTGGCGCTCTCCAGCAAGGCATTGGCGCAACCCAGGGTTTTCAGGACCTGGCCCAGCCTGGGTGCCAGCTCGTTGGGGTTTTCCGGAAAGGACGCAGCAGCAAACACCACCAGCTGAATTGCGTTGGCCGGGACCGCGCTGACCGCCAGGGCTTTTTGCGCGGCGTGCAGACCAAGTTGATAAATATCGGCGGTTTCATAATAGCTGCCCCAACCCCATAATTCGGGAAAATTCGCGCCGCCCAGGGCGCTCAGGGCCTGTTCGAAACCATCGGCCTGCTTGAATGTTTTTTCAGCCTCACCCAGCACGTAGGAGGCGCCCGAAAGATACGCGTCTCTTTTCATGTTTAATTTTCCCTGATGGCATGATGGAGTATCAGGCGAGCGGCGTGTAATCTATTTCGAGGAATGCACTGACTTCGGGAATCCAGCGTTCCTTGACCAAGGTTTGATGCACCGGGTGATGGGTATAGCGATCGTAATCTTCTTGCGAGGCGAATTCCATTAAAATGCCGAAATCGTAATTAACTTGCTTGCTGGTCTGGCGCAGGCATTTAAAATTCTGCACGCCGGGAATGTCGGAAAATTTGAATGTGTCGGCTAGAAAATCTTTTTCCTGCGCGGACCCTGGTGGATGCTTGAGCTTGAATACAATGGTGTGCTGAATCATTTTATCCCCCTAAGAAATTCTGATTTCTGCTTATGTAACCAAGTATTTCAAATTTGCTAACGAGGGTAAGTGGCAAAATATTAGACGTCAACTGGTTTTCCAATTCCCATTTTTGCAACAGTACCAATAAAGCATGCCGGTTTGACTTGCATGAAAGTGCTTATTTTTGTGGCAGGCAAGGTGGGATGGCGAGGCGCCTTGCTGGGATGGCTGGCGTAGATACCACTTCCATGCTGATGGGAAAGTGGTATCAGACCTCCCTGCCATGCGGTGATTTCATATCGACGCTAGAATCCGCTGTACCGTTATCCATTACGCAGGGTTGTTTTGATGTTTGAGATTCGCAAATCGCAGCCGGGCGATGCGCCCGCGCTGGCCGAGGTCTGGCGCCGTTCCGTCAAGGCCACCCATCACTTCCTGTCGGATGAGGATTTTCGCCAGATCGACCTTCTCGTCAGCCAGCGGTATCTGCCGCAAGCGGATTTGTGGGTGGTGGTTGATGGCAATGGCGCGCCGGTGGCCTTTCTTGGCTTGAGCGGCACCCATGTGGACAGCCTGTTTGTCGATCCCGCCGTGCGTGGACAGGGCATCGGCAAGCTGCTCCTGGCCCACGTCGGCCAGATGCCGGAAGCGCTGACGGTCGACGTCAACGAGCAGAACGCGCAGGCCGTCGCCTTCTATCGCAAGCAGGGTTTTGTGCAGACGGGCCGTTCGGCCACGGATGGCGATGGCCGCCCTTATCCGCTGCTGCATCTGCGCCGTGCGGCGCCGCCCGCGCTGCCGCAAGTGCAGGAAATCCGCGTGCGCCTGGCCACGCCAGCCGACATTCCCGTCCTTTTCGAGGTCCGCACCAGCGTGCTGCAAAATCATCTGTCGCGCAGCCAGATGGTGGAATGGGGCGTCACCCCTGAGACGACCCGGCAACTGATGGAGCAGTCTCCCTGTATCTGGGTCGGTGAAGTGAATGGTGAGGTGGTGGCCTTCGCCACGGCCGATGTCGAAGGCGGCTCGGTGTTTGCCATGTTTATCCGCCCCGGCTTTGAAGGGCTGGGCCTGGGGCGGCGGCTGATGGCGGAGGTGGAGGCCCTGCTGTTCCGCCATCATGAGGCGATCTGGCTTGAAACCGATGGCCGCGATCCGGTGCGCGCCAACGGTTTCTACCTCAAGCTGGGCTGGACCCTGGCGGCCCGGCTGGAAGAGGGCGATGTGCGCTACGAGAAGCGCCGCCCCGCTTAAAAGTCCGTCGTCACCGAGAGGTTGACGGTGCGCGGTGCGCCCAGCGCTGCCATGCCGGAGAAATAGGCGCTGCCCCAGTAGTTCTTGTTGAACACGTTCTGCACGCCGGCGCGCACCACGGTGCGCTTGCCGCCGACGCGGCTCTCGTAGCGCGCGCCGATGTCCCAGCGCTGCCATGCCGGCAGGGTCAGACGGTTTTCCTCGCTCAGGAACAGGCGGCCGGTGCGCTCCATGCGCGCATTCAGCGTCAGGCCGGGCAGCCAGTGGCTGTCCCATTCGCCGCCGAGAACAAAGCGCCAGCGCGGCACGCCGAAAGCCGTGTGGCCGTCGTACAAGCCGTCTTCCGTTTTCAGCAGCTTGGCCTGGGTGTAAGCCAGGCCGCCCAGCAAGCGCAGGCCGGGCCGCATCTGTCCAAAGGTATTCCATTCGACGCCGCGGTTGCGCTGGCGGCCATCGTCGCCATAGATCGCAGTGGCGGGATTGCGCAGCAAGGTCGGCTGGGTGATCTGGTAGAAGCTCAGGGTTTGCATGATCTGGCCCAGATCCCATTTGCCGCCGACCTCGTACTGGCGGGTTCTATAGGGCGCGAACACGGCGCGGTAGTTGGCCGCCGTTTCATCCGTCACGGTGTCGCCCTTGCTCAAGCCTTCGATATAGTTGGCGTACAGGGCCAATTGCGGCAGCGGCTTGAACACCAGGCCGGCCATCGGCGTCACGGCCTTCTCGTCGTAGCGGTCCTGGGTGCTGCGCTGGCCCGCATCGTCGTAGCTGTAGTTATCGGTCTGCACGCGCTGGCTGCGGGCGCCGATGGTCAGGCGCAGGCGTTCGTCCAGCACGGACAGGGTATCGGCCAGCACCACGCTCGATAAGGTGGATGAGGTATCGCGTGGCGGCCTGGCCGGCGCAGCGGGAATCAGGGCCGGACCGGGCGCATAGATATTCGAGCTGAACTCCTCGCCAAAGCCGACGGCGGTGCCGCCTTCGCTATACAGGCGTGCCACGCCGAAGGTCCATTGATGCTTGACCGTGCCGGTGGCGAACTTGCCGCGCAGGCCGGCGTCGGCCGACACGGTGTTTTCGTAGCCGCTGACCGAACGCGCCGCATCGGTGAAATTGCCGCCGGCATCGGCCACCGGGCCAAAGCCCAGATGGCCGGAACGGCGGTTCTGGCGCCGTCCCACGCTGGCGTAAGCGGCCGCGCTGTCACTGATTTCGTATTCGCCGCGCAGCACCAGGCCATTGTCGCGGAAGCGCGAGTAAGCGCCGGGCAGCAGATTGGTTTTGGCGTCGGGCGCTTTCAGCACGTCGCCGGCAAAGCGGGCGAACAGGCCGGAGCCGCCGCGCATATCCTGGCCGGTATGAAAGGCGTCGAGCGAGAGCGACAGTTTTTCGCCCCGGTAATCGAGCGCGATGGAAGCCATTTGCTCGCGCTGCCTGCGGCCATCCAGGCTAGAGTCGCCGTTGGAGTGCAGGCCGTTGACGCGCACGCCCCAGGCATTGTTCGCGCCGAAGCGGCGGCCGATATCGGCACGCAGGCCGACTTGCGCATCCGATTCGTAGCTCAGGCCAAGGCGTGTCAGCGGCGCATCGGCCGCGCGCTTGGGCACCACATTGATGCCGCCGCCCACGCTGCCGGTGGGCGACATGCCATTCACCAGCGCATTCGGCCCTTTCAGCACTTCGATGCGTTCATACATCTCCACCGGAATCTGCTGCGGCGGCAGCACGCCATACAGACCGTTCAGCGAGACGTCGCCGCTATCGATGGCGAAGCCCCGTATCATCATATTCTCGTAGGGGAAACCGGGCGGCACGATGACGCGCACCGAGGGATCGTTGGACACCACATCGCCGATGGTGCGCGCCTGCTGGTCTTCCGCCAACTGGGCCGTGTAGCTGATCTGGCTGAAGGGCGCATCGAGCACGCTGGCATTTCCCAGCACGCCCAGACGGCCGCCGCGCGCCACCTGGCCGCCGGCATACGCCCCCGCCAGTTCTTCCAGCAGGCCGCCTTCGGCCGTTACCGTCACGGCGGGCAGCACCGCTTCGGGCGCGGCCGCCGCGCTGGCGCTGGAAGCGGCTGCGGCGGGCAGGCGCTGAATCAGATAGCCGCCGTTATCCTGCCGCAGCGCTTGCAGGCCGGTGCCGGCCAGCAGGACATGCAGCGCGCCCGCCACCGCATAACTGCCGTTCAAGCCCTGGCTTTGCACGCCCGCCGTCAGCTCGGTGGAGAAGGCGAGGATGATGCCGGCCTCGCGGCCCAGGCGCTGCAAGGCCACCGTCAAGGAGCCGGCCGGAATGCTGTAGCTGCGCGTTGCCTCGGCCTGCTGCTGCGTGCCGGCGACGGAGTGCGCCATGGCGCCGCCGGGCAAGGCGCCCATGCCAAGCAGGGCGAGGGCTACGGCGCGGGCAATCAGGGCATGGCGGGGACGCGCGCTTGCCGCGCCAGGGTGAAGGCGGTGCTGGTGGCCGGACTGGCTCATTCGGGATTCCTTTCTATGCGGGTGGATGGCTTCTATCCTGTATGCCCCGCGAGATTGGAAAAGGGATCAGTGCGGACGAATTATTTTTCAGCCGCGCGCGGAGCGCGGCGTCAGCGTGACCCAGTAACGCGTCATGTAGTTGACTTGCAGCGGCAGCGCCTTGCCCAGCATATCGAGCACCTTGCCGGTATCGGCCAGTGGATAGGTGCCCGTGACCTTGAGCGTGGCGACGGCCGGATCGACCGCCAGCCGGCCATGGCGATAGCGCGCCAGCGCCGCCACAAAGCGCTCCAGCGGCATATCCGTCGCCACCAGCATGCCTTGCAGCCAGGCTGTCGCATTCTCGTCGGCCGCATCCAGCAGGCTGACGGCGGCATCGCTGAATTGCAGCTTCTGGCCGGCCTGCAAGCGCTGCGGCGGCGCGTCCAGCGGCCGCACTTCCACCGCGCCTTCATAGACGGCGACTTCGGTCTGCCGGCAGTCCACCCGGCTTACGCTGAAGCGCGTGCCCAGCGCCTGCAGGCGGCCATGGCCGGTATACACGTAGAAGGGGCGCTCGGCCACGTCCTTGGCCGTCGTCACCAGGATCTCGCCATCGATCAGGCGTAGCACGCGCTCGCTGCCGCTGTAATCGATATCGATGGCCGAACTGGCGTTCATCTCCACGATGGTGCCGTCGGCCAAGGCCAGGCTGGTGCGCTGGCCGGTGCCGGTGCGCCGATCCGCGCTCCATTGCCGCCACGCGGCCTGCTCTTCCAGCATCCACGCCGCGCCGCCGGCAAACAGCGCCACTGCCAGCGCCTGCACCGCGCGCCGCCGCGCGGCCGAACGCGGAGCAGCCAGCGTCGCCTGCGCCAGGGCGGGCGGCAGCTGCTCCAGGCGGGAGCTGAATGCCGCTACTCTTTGCCAGGCCCGCTCATGGTCCTGGTGCGCCGCGCGCCAGGCCTGCCAGGCGCTGCGCGTGGCGTCGCTGGCCTGCTCCGACTGCAGCTCCACCAGCCAGCTGGCCGCCTGCAGGCGTACTTCCGCAGGGATGGTCGAAGAAAGCATGGTGTCCATGGCTGCGCGGCTCAATCGGCGAAGCAGCACTGTGCCAGCGCCTGCGCGATATAGCGTTTCACGGTCGGCAGCGAAACGTCGAGCCGGGCGGCGATTTCACCCTGGCGCATGCCATCGAGCTGGGACAGCAGGAACGCTTCACGCACCTTGCCCGGAAGGCCGTCCAGCAGGCGGTCGATTTCGAGCAGCGTCTCCAGCACGATGGCGCGGCATTCGGGCGAAGGGGCCAGCGGTTCGGGCAGGGCGGCCAAAGCCTGCAGATACGCCTGTTCCAGCTGGCGGCGGCGCTGCAGGTTGGCGACCATGCCCTGGGCGATGGTCGTCAGCAGGGCGCGCGGCTCCTGGATCGCCGGCGGCGCATCCTTGCTCAGCAGGCGGATGAAGGTGTCCTGGGCCAGGTCGGCGGCATCGACGGAATCGCGCAGGCGCCGGCGCAGCCAGCCGAGCAGCCAGCCATGGTGGTCGGCATACAGCGCGGCGATGCCGGCGCCGGATGCGCAGCTGAGTGGTGACACGAACACATCCTTTCCCGGCCAAGCCGTTTTAAATTATGTAAATAAGAATCACTCGCAATTATACGGTGAAACTACCTAAATAAATGCAAGTCGCGTGCTTGCTTTTCAGGCAATTGTTACAATTGGTGAATATCGTGCGCCCCCAATGCGTATACAATCCACCCCTTTCTCTAGAGCAATACTACTAATATTAATAAGGGGTTAGCTGATGTTCTTGAAGCGCGTGGCCATGGTGTTCGTGGCATTAGTGGCAGTAAGTGGCCTGTTTCCGCAAACCGCATCAGCCTCCAATATCGCCGTCGCCGGGTTTGCCTTTGCCGGCGATGCTGGCACCGCAAAAACCCGTTTCCCTCTGAGCTATGCCGTGTATGAGCACATGCGCTCCATGCCGGGCCAGAGTTTTTCCCGTCTGCTGGTGGACCGCAGCGCCGCCGTCAAGAATCCCGCCTTCGAGCTGATGGCACCGGAAAAGATGATGAACCTGAAGGCCGCGGACCAGGCGCTGATGACGGTGCTGGTGCTGAGCGGTGAGACCATCCTCACCGAAAACTTCGGCAGCTATTACAAGACCTTCGTCAATCTGCGCGGTGAAGCGCTGATCTTCGACTTCAAGAGCAAGACCGTGGTGCGCAGCTACCCGATCAACGCCGCCCTGTTCGATGCCACCCCGAGGCCGCCATCGCAGGAGCGCATCGCCGAATTCGTCGCGCAGCTGCTGATGAAGGAAGAGGGCAAGGGCCTGTTCACCCAATACCTGAACCGCCTGTCCAGCGCCACCTTGCCGGCGCCCGGCACCCGCACCATCCAGGTGCGCAAGGCCGAAATGGCGCCCGAAGCGCTGGCGCTGATGCCGGAAGCCCTGCGCAGCCAGCCCAAGATCATCGAATCCATGCTGGCCGACTCCTTCGGCTCCGTGCTGTCGGCCAAGGCCGGCGTGCCGGTGCTGCCGTCCGGCGCCGGCCACGCCATGGGCACCATGGCCATGCGCCTGGAAAACGGCGACGACGTGCAGCTGAAGATCGGCGAAGGCGACTACCTGTTCGATATCAAGATCAACAAGTTCGCCAAGGTCAAAACGGCCGAAACCCGTGTCGGCACCTCGTATGTATACGGCGCCTACGCCAACATCCACTTCTTCGAGCCGACCCTGAATACCGACTACATCAACACCGACCTGAAAAACGGCGAATCCGCCGTGGTGCCGGCCGGCCTGGTGTCGACCGACGATTTCGCCGCCTACCAGGACGCCATCCGCGGCATGTTCCTGAAGCTGGCCGATGCCTTTGAAGGCGCCGATCCGAAATGGGTCACCACCGCCGCCTCCGCCAAAGACATCACGAAACAGATTGAAGCAACCCGCACTATCCTGAAAGCGAGTAAATAAATGAAGAAATTCCTCCTGCTGTGCGCAGCCCTGCTGCTGTCGGCGCAAGCCGCCGCGCAAATCGTGCAAGTCAAAGGTGTAGCCACCATCAGCTACCCGACCACCCTGAGTCCGATGGACAAGGAAAAAGCCTACCGCAACGCGCAGCTGGCTTCCGTCGAGCGCTACTTCGCCGAAAGCGGCGAAGCCGAATCGCAGAACTTTGAAGCGATCCAGGACAAGATCGAAGCCAACCTGGACAAATTCCTGCTCAGCACCACCGTGCTGAACGAAATGGACCAGCCGAATCTGCGCAAGTATTCCGTCTCCGTGCGTACCGAGCTGAATGTCGCCAAACTGAAAAACACCCTGAAGAGCGCCAGCGCCGCCGGCAAGACCGCTGTCGGCGAGAAGTCGCAGATGGTCTACGTCTTCGTCGGCCGCGAAGTGGCCAGCGTGAAGAGCTTTGACGACCGCGTCGTGCAGCGCGCCGAGGTGAGCGTCGACCGCGATATCAAGCGCAACGCCAACACCAAGGGCAGCGAAGGCGAATCCCTGCGCGGCGGCTCGATCTCCACCAACGCTTCCGTGCGCAAGAACGACAGCCTGTCGGCCAAGCAATCCGTGACGGTGGAAACCGGCGGCAGCACCACCCGCAAGGCCGACCAGACCGAGTTCCGCGTGTTCTCCCTGGCGAACCAGAAAACCGCCATCACCAGCGTGTTCTCGCAAGCCGGTTTCGCTGTGGCCGATCCTGAATTCGTGCTGGGCGATAAAGACATCCCATCGGTCAACCAGGACTTCTCCAAAGGTAACGACCTGGCGCCGGCCACCCTGCGCTCCATCGTCGCATCCCTGCGCAAGAACGGCGTGCCGCTGCTGGCGCTGGCCACCTTCGACGTGAACCCAGCCGCCGTGGACGAAGCCACCGGCATGCAGCGCGTCGTCGTTTCCGTGACCGGCCGCGTGCTGGACCTGCGCGGCAACCTGCCGCGTGAAGTGGCCTCCGTGCCGCCGGTGCAGTACTTCGGCCTGGGCGCCGACAGCGCCACCGCGCAGACCAAAGCCCTGAAAGAAGCATCGGGCCTGGCTGCCAAGGAAGTGGTCAGCCGCCTGAACGCCGCTGGCGTGTATTGATTGCCTCACCCTGTTTTCGTTTCATGACAACCTAGAAGAGAGAAAAGCACCATGAATAAAATTCGCATGTCCGTTCTGCTGGGCGCCCTGATGATGGCAGCCTCCGGTATCGCTTCCGCCCAATTCGGCGGCCTGACCAGCGCCCTGGGCGGCGGCAAATCGGGCGGCAGCGTCAGCGCCGAACAGATCGTGAAACGCTATGTGACCGGCACCCAGAGCGTGATGAACGCCGATGCCAATATGCTGGCAGCCCTGGGCCTGAAAGACGAATCCGAAAAAGCCGCCCTGCACGCCAAGAACCTGACCGAAGGCGCGACCAAGGATGCGCTGGAAGGCGCCTCCAAAGTGCAGACCGACAGCAGCAAGGCGCTGGAAGAGCACATGGCCGGCAAAAAAGTGGTGATGGATGAAGAGAGCAAAAAACGCTTCGCCAACGGCCTGGCCGATCTGGCGCGCGGCGTGATCCAGTACGTCGGTGTGAGCAAGGACATGTCCGGCTTCAAGCCAAGCGTGACCTCGCTGGGCGCGGCTGCCAATTCGGCTGTCTACATCGTGCAAAGCCTGCCAGGCTCGCTGAAGTCTGTGGGCAGCACCCTGAAAACCGCGATCGATTTCGCCAAGAGCAATAACATCCCTCTGCCTAAAGAGGCCAACGACGCTACCGCACTGCTGTAATCGACCATGAAATACGCCATTACCTCCGCGCTGCTGGCTGGCCTGATCCTGGCTGGCTGCGGCGAGAAGAAAGATGCGCCGGCCGCGCCGGCTGGCCAGGCCGCACCGGCCGGTCCTAACCTGACCCAGACGCCGGACGTGGGCAAGGTCGAGCAGGTGGCGACCACCGCCATCGGCTCCGGCATGTCGCCTGGTGCCGCCGTCAATGATGCGCTGAAAACAGCCATCATGCAGGTCAACGGCACCACGGTGGACGCTACTTCGGCCAACATCAACGTGCTGAAACAGGTCACGGAAACGCTGGACGCCGAAGTCACCGACGGCGTCGATACCGCCAAGCTGGCCGCGACCGCCACCACGACCATGCAGGGCCAGGCCTTCATCGACCAGATCGTGACCCAGTCCAAGGGCGCGGTGTCCTCCTTCAAGGTTGTGAAGCTGACGCCTCCAGCCAATAAGGGCGGCATGTTCCAGGTCGAGATCGAAGCGAAGATCGCCAAGTTCAAGGCGCCTGCGGACAGCGGCAAGATCAAGATCGTGGTCGCGCCGCTGCGTTCGGACAAGGCCAGCTTCAATATCGGCGGGCGCAATGTGCCGGCGCAGGAAGTGCTGTCGGCCATCCGCCAGCAGATCATCGATTCGCTGTCGCAGACCGGCCGCTTCACGGTGCTGGACCGCCAGTTCGAGGGCGAGCTGCAAAATGAGCTGAACATGATCGAGTCCGGCCAGACCGCCAATACCGACTTCGCCAAACTGGGCCAGGCCCTGAGCGCGGACCTGGTATGGGTCGGCGTGGTCAACGAGCTGGCTTACAACCGCAACGCGCGCAAGCTGCAGACTTCGGACCGCGAGCTGGTGTCTTATGCCGGCGCCTGGTCGGTATCGCAGCGCATGATCAATCTGGCCACGCGCCAGATCCTGCAGTCGACCACCTTGCGCGGCGAACCGCCGGCGATCGCGCCGACCACGCTGGGCACCAGCTTCAACGAAGCCGGTCTGCTGAAGGACATGCAGGCTGAAATCGTGAAGAAGGCCACCGACGCCATCCTGCTGCGCACCTTCCCGATCTCGATCGTGGAACGCGACGGCAATAACGTCGTGCTGAGCCAGGGCGGCAGCGCCGTGACCGAGAACGGCCGTTACCGCGTCTACCTGCAAGGCAAGGAGATCAAGGATCCGCAGACCGGCCAATCCCTGGGCAATATGGAAAGCCAGTGCTGCGAGGTGGTGATCAACCGCGTGACGCCGAACCTGTCCTACGGCACGCTGGAAAACGTGCAGGTCAAGCTGGATGGCGTTGCCGCCGGCGCCCTGCAGCTGCGCGAAGCCGTGGCGGCACCGAAGCAGGCTGCGGCCAAACCGGCCGGCGGCGACGCCAGCCAGGAAGCGCCGGCCAAGCCGCAGAAAGCGGCCGCCGTGGCGAAGAAGGCTGCCGCGCCGGCGGCCGATGCGCCGAAGAAGGACGACTGGTAAGCCGTCTTTATTGCATCATGCAAGCCCGCCCGCAGCAATGCCGGCGGGCTTTTTTCATGATGCGCGGCCCTGTCTATCGGGGCATATCTTTCCATTAAAAAAAACAGCGCCCATATGTGCGAAAACGCACAAAGGCCGGCCGAGCCTCCTGTTCTAATCCTGCTATCATTTGTGCAGGCAAAGGAAACTTTGTCTGGCGCATGGCCCCTGGCGATACCTGTATTGGATAGGGCATTTGATGCCGCTCATGCCCAGCTTCTTCCAGTGGAGTAATCTTGCCTTGAGGCTTGATGTGCTGTTTGGAAAGGGAAAACTGTGGAAACGATCGAGACCAAGCTGTCCCCGGAAAGCGTAACGCCGCCGCTGCCTTCCGTC
Encoded here:
- a CDS encoding CsgG/HfaB family protein, which produces MKYAITSALLAGLILAGCGEKKDAPAAPAGQAAPAGPNLTQTPDVGKVEQVATTAIGSGMSPGAAVNDALKTAIMQVNGTTVDATSANINVLKQVTETLDAEVTDGVDTAKLAATATTTMQGQAFIDQIVTQSKGAVSSFKVVKLTPPANKGGMFQVEIEAKIAKFKAPADSGKIKIVVAPLRSDKASFNIGGRNVPAQEVLSAIRQQIIDSLSQTGRFTVLDRQFEGELQNELNMIESGQTANTDFAKLGQALSADLVWVGVVNELAYNRNARKLQTSDRELVSYAGAWSVSQRMINLATRQILQSTTLRGEPPAIAPTTLGTSFNEAGLLKDMQAEIVKKATDAILLRTFPISIVERDGNNVVLSQGGSAVTENGRYRVYLQGKEIKDPQTGQSLGNMESQCCEVVINRVTPNLSYGTLENVQVKLDGVAAGALQLREAVAAPKQAAAKPAGGDASQEAPAKPQKAAAVAKKAAAPAADAPKKDDW